A window from Chloroflexota bacterium encodes these proteins:
- a CDS encoding YceI family protein encodes MTEWTLDAAHANVEFSIKHMMITTIRGRFQELSLDVDFDEQAPERSSIVARIATACVFR; translated from the coding sequence ATGACCGAATGGACGCTCGACGCCGCCCACGCGAACGTGGAATTCTCGATCAAGCACATGATGATCACGACGATCCGTGGTCGCTTCCAGGAACTCTCGCTCGATGTCGACTTCGACGAGCAGGCGCCTGAGCGATCCTCGATCGTCGCCCGGATCGCGACCGCGTGCGTATTCCGCTGA